A DNA window from Aestuariispira ectoiniformans contains the following coding sequences:
- the rpmG gene encoding 50S ribosomal protein L33 gives MAKPATMQIKLVSTADTGYFYVTKKNPRNLTEKLELRKYDPKVRKHVIFRESKMK, from the coding sequence ATGGCTAAACCTGCCACGATGCAGATCAAGCTGGTTAGCACCGCAGACACCGGTTACTTCTACGTTACCAAGAAGAACCCGCGGAACCTGACCGAAAAGTTGGAACTGCGTAAATACGATCCGAAAGTACGCAAGCACGTCATCTTCCGTGAATCGAAGATGAAGTAA
- the rnr gene encoding ribonuclease R: MSKKEKGPVPLPTKEQVLEFINNSPTPVGKRELTRAFHIKGAMRNDFRALLKQLQDDGLIDRGRGRKMGMPGALPEVGIIEITEIDLDGELIARPVKLDPDEKSIPRILVLPSRRMGAAPKVGDRVLARLRRIGENEYEAQPIRLLKPGAQKILGMLEQSRHGCILHPTDRRNSKEYFIPEQDLKGCKPGDLALAEPVAGKALGIQAARVVDRVGAFSDPKAFSLIAIYSQGIPHEFSEKVLKETDGLKAAELGKRTDLRDVPLVTIDGADARDFDDAVWAEPDDDPKNEGGWHLLVAIADVSHYVTTDSALDKSALERGNSVYFPDRVVPMLPERLSNDLCSLRPNEDRACLAVHMWISSDGRLLRHQFVRGLMRSAARLTYEQVQKAQDGYADDETAHLLDPIIKPLYGAYKALARNRALRGTLELDIPERKVLLSDDDKVEAIVARDRLDSHKLIEEFMITANVAAAEALEAKKMPVMYRIHESPSLDKLEALRESLAGMGLKLPKGNVIEPQHFNGLFKQVAGTEKSHIVSEIVLRSQAQAVYSPENAGHFGLALQRYAHFTSPIRRYADLLVHRALIRGYRLGDGGLKDEQAATFSEIGEAISLTERRASMAERDVVDRYVTAYLADRIGAEFRGRINGVTHFGLFVTLDETGADGLIPVSSLPFDRYVHDETAHALIGTQTGLTYTLGEKVTVSLSEADTVTGGMVFVMVEGGKIDTAAKKHARRLSPKGKRGGPRGRNKSFKKKPKRR, translated from the coding sequence GTGAGCAAAAAGGAGAAAGGGCCTGTTCCCCTTCCAACGAAAGAACAGGTTCTTGAATTCATCAACAACAGCCCGACGCCGGTAGGCAAGCGGGAACTGACACGTGCCTTTCATATCAAAGGCGCAATGCGCAATGATTTTCGCGCCCTGCTGAAACAGTTGCAGGACGACGGCCTGATTGACCGTGGACGTGGCCGTAAAATGGGGATGCCGGGCGCCCTCCCCGAAGTCGGCATTATTGAAATCACCGAAATCGACCTTGATGGTGAATTGATTGCCCGTCCGGTGAAACTCGATCCGGACGAAAAATCCATCCCTCGAATCCTGGTGCTGCCATCGCGGCGCATGGGGGCCGCACCGAAGGTTGGCGACCGCGTGCTGGCACGCCTGCGGCGCATCGGCGAAAACGAATATGAAGCACAGCCGATCCGACTGCTTAAACCGGGCGCACAAAAGATACTGGGCATGCTGGAACAATCCCGGCATGGCTGCATCCTGCATCCGACCGACCGGCGTAACAGCAAAGAATATTTCATTCCGGAGCAGGACCTGAAGGGCTGCAAGCCCGGCGACCTCGCCCTTGCAGAACCGGTGGCGGGCAAGGCCCTTGGTATTCAGGCGGCCCGCGTGGTCGACCGCGTCGGGGCCTTCTCCGATCCCAAGGCCTTCAGCCTGATTGCAATCTACAGTCAGGGAATTCCCCATGAGTTTTCTGAAAAAGTTCTGAAAGAAACAGACGGGCTCAAAGCGGCGGAACTGGGCAAACGTACCGATCTGCGTGATGTGCCTCTGGTCACAATCGACGGCGCGGACGCCCGCGACTTTGACGATGCCGTCTGGGCGGAACCGGACGATGATCCAAAGAATGAAGGCGGTTGGCATCTGCTGGTGGCGATTGCCGATGTTTCGCATTACGTGACGACCGATTCGGCTTTGGATAAATCCGCGCTGGAGCGTGGCAACTCCGTCTATTTCCCGGATCGCGTCGTGCCGATGCTGCCTGAGCGGCTTTCAAACGACCTATGCTCGCTTCGCCCGAACGAAGACCGTGCCTGCCTGGCTGTCCATATGTGGATTTCCAGTGATGGCCGTCTGCTGCGGCACCAATTTGTCCGTGGCCTGATGCGCTCTGCCGCGCGCCTTACCTATGAACAGGTCCAGAAGGCGCAGGACGGTTATGCGGACGATGAGACAGCCCATCTGCTGGACCCGATCATCAAGCCGCTCTACGGGGCTTATAAGGCCCTGGCGCGCAATCGGGCACTACGCGGCACCCTCGAACTGGATATCCCGGAACGCAAGGTCCTGCTGTCCGACGATGACAAAGTCGAGGCCATAGTCGCCCGTGACCGGCTGGACAGTCACAAGCTGATCGAAGAATTCATGATTACGGCCAATGTGGCCGCCGCCGAGGCGCTGGAGGCCAAGAAGATGCCGGTCATGTACCGCATCCATGAATCTCCCAGCCTGGACAAACTGGAAGCCTTGCGCGAAAGCCTGGCCGGAATGGGACTGAAACTGCCGAAAGGCAATGTTATCGAGCCTCAGCATTTCAACGGTCTGTTCAAACAGGTCGCCGGCACCGAAAAGTCGCATATCGTCTCCGAAATCGTACTGCGGTCCCAGGCCCAGGCTGTCTACAGTCCTGAGAATGCCGGTCACTTTGGACTGGCCCTGCAGCGTTATGCTCATTTCACCTCGCCAATCCGCCGTTATGCGGACCTTCTGGTCCATCGTGCCTTGATTCGCGGATACAGGCTGGGTGACGGGGGCCTCAAGGATGAACAGGCGGCAACCTTCTCAGAAATCGGTGAAGCGATCTCACTGACGGAACGACGCGCCTCCATGGCAGAACGCGATGTCGTGGACCGCTATGTGACCGCCTATCTCGCGGATCGAATCGGTGCGGAATTCCGTGGCCGTATCAACGGTGTGACCCATTTCGGCCTGTTTGTCACTCTGGACGAGACCGGCGCCGACGGGCTTATCCCGGTCAGCAGCCTGCCCTTCGACCGATACGTCCATGACGAAACGGCCCATGCCCTGATCGGCACGCAGACCGGCCTCACCTACACTTTGGGGGAAAAGGTCACTGTATCGCTCAGTGAGGCGGACACGGTCACCGGTGGTATGGTCTTCGTGATGGTCGAAGGCGGAAAGATCGATACAGCCGCGAAGAAACACGCGCGCCGCCTGTCTCCGAAAGGAAAACGCGGCGGCCCACGCGGACGCAACAAGTCATTTAAGAAGAAGCCAAAGCGGCGTTAG
- the topA gene encoding type I DNA topoisomerase, translating to MTAHNVVIVESPAKAKTINKYLGKDYTVLASFGHVRDLPPKDGSVEPDNDFAMHWLVDPKSKKRLDDIAKACKGASKLLLATDPDREGEAISWHVQEELKRRKIIDGLDVSRVVFHEVTKNAILRAMENPRDLNQELIDAYMARRALDYLVGFTLSPVLWRKLPGAKSAGRVQSVALRLVCEREGEIESFRPQEYWSIDAQLSAPSGDGFTARLTHLNGTKLDKFSLGDKTAADTALATVKKGLFSVQKIENKTVRRNPFPPFTTSTLQQEASRKLGMGASRTMQVAQRLYEGVDIGGETVGLITYMRTDSINLSGEAIAAARNLIGSEFGDAYLPDSPRVYKTKAKNAQEAHEAIRPTDLSRHPKAMRSYLDNEQLRLYELIWKRTMASQMASAILDKVAIDLASDDKSATLRANGSMVKFDGFLTLYTEDRDDPTDDDDDDRRLPKLTEGDATPLLKANAEQHFTQPPPRYTEASLVKKMEELGIGRPSTYASILRVLQDRNYVVLDRKRFVPEDRGRLVTSFLTAFFERYFDYDFTAKLEDELDRISNGDIDWKAVLRDFWLPFQGQSNDALSLTGTEVRETLDRELGAHFFEADESGDTEAARKCPSCGDGRLSLNFGRWGAFIACSNYPECRYTRQLGESGDGSEEGEVEYPKVLGTHPDDGQEVSLRKGPYGVYVQLGEQEGKGKGATKPKRTSLLKGMKPEEITLDVALRLLSLPRDLGTHPESGELIQAGVGRYGPYLKHGSAFVSLPADDDVLTIGINRAVEVIAQAGTKGKAIAKKEIGPHPEDGAMITLQSGRYGPYVKHGKTNASVPKGVEVDDVTVEQAVEWLAARAAKVSAKKASAKKTTAKKASAKKATAKKAKAKKTTAKKTSAKKASAKKSAAKKAAAKKAG from the coding sequence ATGACCGCGCATAATGTCGTTATCGTCGAATCACCGGCGAAAGCAAAAACGATCAACAAATATCTCGGTAAGGACTATACGGTTCTCGCGTCCTTTGGTCATGTTCGCGATCTTCCCCCGAAAGACGGCTCGGTTGAGCCTGACAACGACTTTGCCATGCATTGGCTGGTGGACCCGAAGTCAAAGAAGCGTCTCGATGATATCGCAAAGGCCTGCAAAGGCGCGAGCAAACTGCTGCTCGCGACTGACCCCGACCGAGAGGGTGAGGCCATTTCCTGGCATGTTCAGGAAGAATTAAAACGGCGCAAGATTATTGACGGTCTGGATGTTTCCCGTGTCGTGTTCCACGAGGTCACCAAGAACGCCATCCTGCGCGCCATGGAAAATCCGCGTGACCTGAACCAGGAACTCATCGACGCCTATATGGCGCGCCGGGCTCTGGACTATCTCGTCGGCTTTACCCTGTCGCCGGTTCTGTGGCGCAAGCTGCCCGGTGCGAAGTCGGCCGGGCGCGTGCAGAGTGTGGCGCTGCGCCTTGTCTGCGAACGCGAAGGGGAAATTGAATCCTTCCGCCCGCAGGAATACTGGAGCATCGACGCACAGCTTTCCGCCCCCAGCGGCGACGGCTTTACTGCCCGCCTCACCCATTTGAACGGCACCAAGCTGGACAAATTCTCTCTGGGTGACAAGACGGCTGCCGATACGGCGCTGGCGACGGTAAAGAAAGGCCTCTTCTCCGTCCAGAAGATCGAGAACAAGACGGTCCGCCGCAATCCGTTCCCGCCCTTCACCACATCCACCCTGCAGCAGGAAGCAAGCCGTAAACTGGGCATGGGTGCATCCCGGACCATGCAGGTGGCCCAGCGCCTCTATGAAGGTGTGGACATCGGTGGCGAGACAGTCGGTCTTATCACCTATATGCGTACCGACAGCATCAACCTGAGCGGCGAAGCCATCGCGGCAGCCCGTAATCTGATCGGGTCCGAATTCGGGGATGCCTATCTGCCGGATTCCCCGCGGGTCTACAAAACGAAGGCAAAGAACGCACAGGAAGCGCACGAAGCAATTCGTCCGACGGACCTCAGCCGTCACCCGAAAGCCATGCGCTCCTATCTGGATAATGAACAGCTTCGCCTTTATGAACTGATCTGGAAGCGGACGATGGCCAGTCAGATGGCCAGTGCCATTCTGGACAAGGTTGCCATTGACCTGGCCAGCGACGACAAATCCGCGACCCTGCGTGCGAACGGGTCCATGGTCAAATTCGACGGTTTCCTCACGCTTTACACAGAAGACCGTGACGATCCCACCGATGACGATGATGATGATCGCCGCCTGCCGAAACTGACGGAAGGCGATGCGACGCCTCTCCTGAAGGCCAACGCGGAACAGCATTTCACCCAGCCGCCGCCCCGCTACACCGAGGCGAGCCTGGTCAAGAAAATGGAAGAACTGGGCATCGGGCGTCCGTCGACCTATGCATCCATCCTTCGTGTTCTCCAGGACCGCAACTACGTTGTCCTGGACCGCAAACGCTTTGTCCCGGAAGATCGCGGACGGTTGGTTACATCCTTCCTGACAGCCTTCTTCGAACGCTACTTCGACTATGATTTCACCGCAAAGCTGGAAGACGAGCTTGACCGCATTTCCAATGGTGACATCGACTGGAAGGCCGTGCTGCGGGACTTCTGGCTGCCATTTCAAGGCCAGTCCAACGACGCCTTGTCGCTGACCGGCACGGAGGTCCGCGAAACCCTCGACCGGGAACTGGGCGCGCATTTCTTTGAGGCCGACGAAAGCGGCGATACGGAAGCCGCCCGGAAGTGCCCCTCCTGTGGTGACGGGCGCCTGAGCCTGAATTTCGGACGCTGGGGGGCCTTTATCGCCTGCTCTAACTATCCGGAATGTCGCTACACGCGGCAATTGGGCGAAAGCGGCGACGGCAGTGAAGAAGGCGAAGTCGAATATCCGAAGGTTCTCGGCACCCATCCGGACGATGGCCAGGAAGTCAGCCTGCGCAAGGGCCCCTATGGCGTCTACGTCCAGTTGGGTGAGCAGGAAGGCAAAGGGAAAGGCGCGACCAAACCCAAACGAACGTCCCTTTTGAAAGGCATGAAGCCGGAAGAAATAACCCTGGATGTGGCCCTGCGCCTGTTGTCCCTGCCCCGTGATCTGGGCACGCACCCGGAAAGCGGCGAACTGATCCAGGCAGGCGTTGGCCGCTACGGCCCTTATCTGAAGCACGGCAGCGCCTTTGTCTCCTTGCCGGCAGACGATGATGTTCTGACCATCGGCATCAACCGGGCTGTGGAAGTCATCGCCCAGGCAGGTACCAAGGGCAAGGCCATCGCCAAGAAGGAAATCGGACCGCACCCCGAAGATGGTGCTATGATCACCCTTCAATCGGGACGCTATGGCCCTTATGTGAAACATGGCAAGACCAATGCCTCTGTTCCCAAGGGTGTGGAAGTTGACGATGTGACCGTTGAACAAGCGGTCGAATGGCTGGCGGCCCGGGCAGCAAAGGTCAGTGCCAAAAAAGCCTCTGCCAAAAAGACGACCGCGAAAAAAGCGTCGGCAAAAAAGGCAACCGCCAAGAAAGCCAAGGCAAAGAAAACCACGGCTAAAAAGACTTCCGCCAAAAAGGCATCAGCCAAGAAATCCGCGGCGAAAAAGGCCGCAGCAAAGAAAGCCGGATAG
- a CDS encoding DNA polymerase IV, whose translation MRDPYHDYNSLCRDCLHVWVAATADRRCPQCGSPKTVYHPELGRLSIAHIDCDSFYASVEKRDNPDLRDKPVIVGGEHRGVVAAACYVARVYGVRSAMPMFKALQACPNAVVIRPNMQKYATVGRTIRAMMQEITPLVEPISIDEAFLDLTGTTRLHGRSPAASLAHLVTRIEKEVGVTASVGLSYNKFLAKIASDLEKPRGFAVIGQGDASSFLATKPVSIIWGVGKTLNKKLEQDGIRAVGDLLPFDQIELQMRYGAMGKRLYHFARGQDDRKVDPTSETKSISAETTFAKDITSYDALCHALWPLCEKVASRFKKAELAARTVTLKLKTDRFKTITRSRTLHDPTQLAENFYRVGCELLKAEANGTAFRLMGIGGSEMAAPADADPFDLADPGAKKRADVEKTMDAIRAKLGDKALIKGRSLADTENKPDRSGVRQKIPQPQGKKDRST comes from the coding sequence ATGCGCGATCCTTACCATGACTATAACAGCCTGTGCCGCGATTGCCTCCACGTCTGGGTGGCCGCGACAGCCGACCGCCGCTGCCCGCAATGCGGCTCACCGAAAACGGTATATCACCCGGAACTGGGCCGGTTATCCATTGCCCATATAGACTGCGATTCTTTCTACGCCTCCGTTGAAAAACGGGACAATCCGGACTTACGGGACAAGCCGGTTATCGTTGGCGGGGAACATCGGGGCGTTGTTGCCGCAGCCTGTTATGTCGCGCGGGTCTATGGCGTGCGATCAGCCATGCCCATGTTCAAGGCCCTCCAGGCCTGCCCGAACGCTGTCGTCATCCGGCCGAATATGCAGAAATACGCCACAGTCGGGCGAACCATCCGCGCAATGATGCAGGAAATCACGCCATTGGTTGAACCGATCTCCATTGACGAAGCTTTCCTGGACCTCACCGGAACAACAAGGCTTCACGGTCGCTCACCAGCCGCCAGCCTCGCCCACCTGGTGACCCGAATCGAAAAGGAGGTCGGGGTCACCGCGTCAGTCGGTTTGAGTTACAATAAATTCCTGGCAAAAATTGCCTCGGACCTGGAAAAACCGCGCGGTTTCGCGGTGATCGGACAAGGCGACGCGTCGTCGTTTCTAGCCACAAAACCCGTCTCGATCATCTGGGGTGTCGGCAAGACCCTGAACAAAAAGCTGGAACAAGATGGAATCCGCGCCGTAGGCGACCTCCTTCCATTCGACCAGATTGAATTGCAGATGCGATATGGGGCGATGGGTAAACGCCTCTATCATTTTGCCCGGGGGCAGGACGACCGGAAGGTAGACCCGACCTCAGAAACCAAGTCGATTTCCGCGGAGACCACATTCGCCAAGGACATCACCAGCTACGACGCCCTGTGTCATGCCCTGTGGCCGTTGTGTGAAAAGGTGGCTTCACGCTTCAAAAAGGCGGAACTTGCCGCACGTACGGTCACCCTGAAACTGAAGACAGACCGCTTCAAAACCATTACACGCAGCCGCACCTTGCACGACCCGACACAATTGGCAGAGAATTTCTATCGTGTCGGCTGCGAGTTACTGAAGGCGGAAGCAAATGGCACGGCTTTTCGATTAATGGGAATCGGCGGCTCCGAAATGGCCGCCCCTGCGGATGCCGATCCTTTCGATCTGGCGGACCCCGGTGCCAAGAAACGCGCCGACGTGGAAAAGACCATGGACGCCATTCGGGCAAAGCTCGGCGACAAGGCATTGATCAAAGGACGTTCGCTGGCAGACACAGAAAACAAACCTGACAGGTCTGGCGTTAGGCAAAAGATTCCGCAGCCTCAAGGCAAAAAAGACCGCTCCACGTGA
- a CDS encoding S41 family peptidase has translation MTKGLGSIYQYYVDPVHIQALSVAGLRAVAAQDKSLTLFPSQKYLNVFRDREIVSQVPWPHSDYPANWALFSIAVLSDLRSISDEIVQLNQDEILHSYFMGVSSRLDRFTRYSSPEQAALQRGDREGFGGVGLSLEQGDNDFRITAIAADSPAARSNISIGDSLTAIDGRGIRDWTLDDVLRALHGRVGTTVRLATTSAETLIPREQILRRREIIPNTVSFRQLKHFPTIRLSRFNKKTSERVADMVERLKENSGTEIAGLVIDLRGNPGGLLDEAVETADLFLDSGVIASTTGRHPQSDQQFNATSGDMLDGLPIVVLIDGGTASAAEILAAALQDHRRAVVVGSVSYGKGTVQKIVHMPNNGELALTWARYLTPSEYAIHDFGVLPNICTIHYENGVAAVLKTLRKSPWQANMRFRYLRSLQYLGHDQVKEFRASCPWNGRTPQQIDIDAADALLSDSGLYEDALNLGNRVYAVR, from the coding sequence ATGACGAAGGGCCTGGGCAGCATCTACCAGTACTATGTAGACCCTGTTCACATTCAGGCGTTGTCTGTTGCGGGCCTAAGAGCCGTCGCGGCACAGGACAAAAGCCTTACGCTGTTTCCATCACAGAAATACCTGAATGTTTTTCGGGATAGGGAAATCGTCAGCCAGGTTCCCTGGCCGCATTCAGACTATCCTGCCAACTGGGCCCTGTTTTCCATTGCAGTCCTTTCCGACTTGCGCAGCATATCCGACGAAATAGTCCAATTGAACCAAGACGAGATCCTGCACAGCTATTTCATGGGTGTTTCATCCCGGCTGGATCGCTTCACCCGCTATTCCTCGCCGGAGCAGGCTGCCTTGCAACGCGGGGACCGGGAGGGGTTCGGCGGCGTGGGCCTTTCGCTGGAACAGGGCGACAATGATTTCCGTATTACGGCCATCGCCGCCGACAGCCCGGCGGCGCGCAGCAACATTTCCATTGGCGATTCTCTCACCGCCATTGATGGCAGGGGTATCCGCGATTGGACCCTGGACGATGTCTTGCGCGCCTTGCATGGCAGGGTCGGGACAACTGTACGGCTCGCGACCACATCGGCGGAAACCCTGATACCGCGGGAACAGATCCTGAGGCGGCGGGAGATCATTCCCAATACAGTCAGCTTTCGGCAACTGAAACACTTCCCGACCATCCGTCTGAGCCGCTTTAACAAGAAAACCTCCGAGCGGGTCGCAGATATGGTTGAGCGCCTGAAAGAAAACAGCGGCACGGAAATCGCCGGCCTAGTGATTGACCTGCGCGGCAATCCCGGCGGCCTCCTGGACGAAGCAGTGGAAACAGCGGACCTGTTCCTTGACAGCGGCGTGATCGCCAGCACGACGGGACGCCACCCGCAAAGCGACCAACAGTTCAATGCCACGTCAGGCGATATGCTTGACGGTCTGCCAATTGTCGTCCTGATTGATGGCGGAACCGCCAGCGCCGCCGAAATCCTGGCGGCTGCCCTGCAGGACCACAGGCGGGCCGTTGTGGTCGGCTCGGTCAGCTACGGCAAGGGAACGGTTCAAAAGATTGTTCATATGCCAAATAACGGCGAACTGGCCCTCACCTGGGCCCGCTACCTGACGCCGTCGGAATATGCTATCCACGATTTCGGGGTTCTCCCCAATATCTGCACGATTCACTATGAGAACGGCGTTGCCGCCGTGTTGAAAACACTGCGTAAATCTCCCTGGCAGGCAAATATGCGTTTCCGCTATCTACGCAGTCTCCAATATCTGGGCCATGATCAGGTGAAGGAATTCCGCGCCTCCTGCCCCTGGAATGGGCGAACGCCGCAACAAATCGACATAGATGCGGCCGATGCACTCTTGAGCGATTCGGGCCTCTATGAAGATGCTCTCAATCTGGGCAACCGGGTCTATGCCGTCAGATAA
- a CDS encoding NUDIX hydrolase has translation MPSDNGTVSPKPAASLVLLRGRDEQCEVMMGRRHPDLRFMPGYFVFPDGKLDQSDYDDLDLVVETFHLHNFAPIKGVFNTLTSRLAAIHIMAAMRECHEETGFALAIEDTIPFFENLHCIAQAITPKSSPIRFDTRFFLGEGDRFQPKAAPSGELVDVDWYPVANILRSPHLADVTEFVLKEALRHWSGNHVADAVVPALTYDEGDVIITRDEVI, from the coding sequence ATGCCGTCAGATAACGGCACCGTCTCCCCGAAACCGGCCGCAAGCCTCGTCCTCTTAAGGGGCCGGGACGAACAATGCGAGGTCATGATGGGCCGACGTCATCCGGACCTTCGTTTTATGCCCGGTTATTTTGTATTTCCCGACGGCAAACTGGACCAAAGCGACTATGACGATCTGGATCTGGTCGTCGAAACCTTCCATCTTCACAACTTCGCCCCGATCAAGGGCGTCTTCAATACCCTCACGTCCCGGCTTGCGGCCATCCACATCATGGCAGCCATGCGCGAATGCCATGAAGAAACAGGGTTTGCCCTGGCGATAGAAGACACCATCCCCTTCTTTGAGAATTTGCACTGCATCGCGCAGGCGATCACGCCGAAGAGCAGTCCAATTCGCTTCGACACACGGTTTTTCCTAGGCGAAGGCGACCGTTTCCAACCAAAAGCCGCGCCGTCAGGCGAACTTGTTGATGTCGACTGGTACCCCGTCGCCAATATATTGCGGTCGCCCCACCTTGCAGATGTAACCGAGTTTGTCTTGAAGGAGGCCCTTCGGCACTGGTCCGGGAACCACGTGGCTGACGCGGTTGTGCCTGCCCTGACCTATGATGAAGGCGACGTTATTATCACGCGGGACGAGGTCATATAG
- a CDS encoding PleD family two-component system response regulator — translation MTARVLVVDDLKPNVKLLEAKLSSEYFDVITAYDGPSALDAVEAHSPDIILLDVMMPGMDGFEVCRRIKENSKTMHIPVVMVTALSDSADRVRGLEAGADDFLTKPVNDVSMFARVRSLVRLKMMTDEWRLREETSGQLGVLRNEEPLSAVDATRAHVLVVEDNQVDRTKIVETLERDDNAVTAVDNVSDGMAQLRRMRFELIIVNLRLREEDALRFCSQVRARDETRSTPILMVVEEDDDERLAKGLDLGINDYVIKPIDRNELLARSRTQIRRQRYQDRLRDNYERSLAMALTDALTGLYNRRYVMTHLGGMIDHHTRAGKPMSLLVFDIDFFKAVNDSYGHPAGDEVLIQLSQRVIHNVRNVDTVARMGGEEFVVIMPDTDIATASSVATRLRAYIAEDPFTFREKPDGVPITISIGISQMQEAGDSADALFRRADDALYAAKNQGRNRVVVSTEEGDLVVEDAGDPPLPN, via the coding sequence ATGACCGCTAGGGTTCTTGTCGTTGACGATTTAAAACCAAACGTCAAACTGTTGGAAGCCAAGCTTTCCAGCGAATATTTCGACGTTATCACCGCCTATGATGGTCCATCTGCATTGGATGCTGTCGAGGCGCATTCACCGGATATCATCCTTCTGGATGTCATGATGCCGGGAATGGACGGTTTTGAAGTCTGCCGCCGAATCAAAGAAAATTCGAAAACCATGCATATTCCAGTTGTCATGGTGACGGCGCTGTCGGACAGCGCGGACCGTGTGCGTGGGTTGGAGGCCGGTGCGGATGATTTTCTCACCAAACCGGTGAATGACGTGTCGATGTTTGCGCGGGTCCGCTCGCTTGTCCGTCTCAAAATGATGACGGATGAATGGCGCCTTCGCGAGGAAACATCGGGACAGTTGGGTGTCCTGCGCAATGAGGAGCCGCTGTCCGCCGTGGATGCCACGCGCGCCCATGTCCTGGTTGTTGAAGACAATCAGGTGGACAGGACCAAGATTGTCGAGACGCTGGAGCGTGACGACAACGCGGTGACCGCCGTTGACAATGTCAGCGACGGGATGGCGCAGCTACGGCGCATGCGTTTTGAGCTGATTATTGTGAACCTGCGCCTGCGTGAAGAGGATGCCTTGCGTTTCTGCAGCCAGGTGCGCGCCCGGGACGAGACACGTTCAACGCCCATCCTGATGGTCGTTGAGGAAGATGATGACGAGCGTCTGGCCAAGGGGCTGGACCTTGGTATCAACGACTATGTGATCAAGCCCATCGACCGGAACGAACTGTTGGCGCGATCGCGCACACAGATCAGGCGTCAGCGCTATCAGGACAGGCTGCGCGACAACTATGAACGCAGCCTCGCCATGGCCCTGACAGACGCGCTGACAGGGCTTTATAACCGGCGCTATGTCATGACGCACCTTGGCGGGATGATCGACCATCACACCAGGGCGGGCAAGCCGATGTCACTGCTGGTGTTCGACATTGATTTCTTCAAGGCGGTGAACGACTCATACGGTCACCCTGCTGGTGACGAGGTTCTGATACAGCTTTCCCAGCGGGTCATTCACAACGTCAGGAACGTTGATACCGTTGCCCGTATGGGTGGCGAGGAATTTGTCGTGATTATGCCGGACACAGACATTGCGACAGCCTCTTCAGTCGCCACACGTCTGCGCGCCTATATTGCGGAAGATCCGTTCACCTTCCGGGAAAAACCCGATGGCGTGCCCATTACGATCAGCATTGGTATTTCCCAGATGCAGGAAGCGGGCGATTCGGCTGACGCCTTGTTCCGCCGGGCGGACGACGCCCTTTATGCCGCCAAGAATCAGGGACGTAACCGGGTTGTGGTGTCTACGGAAGAGGGTGATCTTGTCGTTGAAGACGCAGGCGACCCGCCACTGCCGAACTGA
- a CDS encoding response regulator translates to MSKTVMIVEDNELNMKLFHDLLEARGYDILETRDGMEALKMAREKKPDLILMDIQLPEVSGLEVTKWLKEDDELRAIPVIAVTAFAMKGDEEKIREGGCEAYIAKPISVSNFLATIEKFLN, encoded by the coding sequence ATGTCCAAAACGGTTATGATTGTCGAGGATAACGAGCTTAACATGAAGCTCTTTCACGACCTGCTGGAAGCGCGCGGGTACGACATCCTTGAGACACGGGACGGAATGGAAGCGCTGAAAATGGCGCGGGAAAAGAAGCCCGATTTGATCCTGATGGATATTCAACTCCCGGAAGTATCGGGATTGGAAGTCACCAAATGGTTGAAAGAAGACGACGAATTGCGGGCCATTCCCGTAATCGCAGTGACGGCTTTCGCCATGAAGGGGGACGAAGAGAAAATCCGCGAAGGCGGATGTGAGGCGTATATCGCCAAACCAATCTCTGTTAGCAACTTCCTGGCGACCATTGAAAAGTTCTTAAACTGA